A stretch of Roseovarius sp. M141 DNA encodes these proteins:
- the flgG gene encoding flagellar basal-body rod protein FlgG, giving the protein MRALKIAATGMAAQQMRVETISNNLANMSTTGYNARRAEFADLHYQQLSRAGSINAADGTVLPTGVQLGLGVRPAAVSVHLAQGSLSATNGDLDVAIDGNGFLEIQLPSGEMGYTRDGGLKRSAEGVIVTSDGFPVAPEIVIPDDARSISINGEGEVYAYFQNNVEAQLLGQFTLANFTNPKGLEARGSNLFTETEASGPALSTTPGQDGLGTLRQGYLEDSSVDPVREVTELIEAQRGYELNSKVISAADQMLGATVQVR; this is encoded by the coding sequence ATGCGTGCCCTGAAAATCGCCGCCACCGGCATGGCGGCTCAACAGATGCGGGTCGAGACGATCTCGAACAACCTCGCGAACATGTCGACCACGGGCTACAATGCCCGCCGCGCAGAATTTGCCGATCTGCATTATCAGCAGCTATCCCGCGCCGGCAGCATCAATGCGGCAGACGGCACGGTCCTGCCGACCGGCGTCCAGTTGGGCCTGGGCGTGCGGCCTGCCGCCGTGTCGGTGCATTTGGCGCAAGGCTCGCTTTCGGCGACAAACGGCGATCTGGACGTGGCCATCGACGGGAATGGATTTCTCGAAATACAGCTTCCGTCTGGAGAAATGGGCTACACGCGCGACGGTGGGCTGAAACGCTCAGCCGAAGGGGTCATCGTCACATCGGACGGTTTTCCGGTGGCGCCCGAAATTGTCATTCCCGACGATGCGCGCAGCATTTCGATCAATGGCGAGGGCGAGGTTTACGCCTATTTTCAGAACAATGTCGAAGCGCAGCTTCTGGGCCAGTTCACCCTGGCCAATTTCACCAACCCCAAGGGGCTGGAGGCCCGCGGTAGCAATCTGTTCACCGAAACCGAAGCATCCGGCCCCGCGCTCAGCACCACGCCGGGGCAGGACGGGCTGGGCACGCTCAGACAAGGCTATCTCGAGGACAGCTCGGTCGATCCGGTCCGCGAAGTAACCGAACTGATCGAAGCGCAGCGCGGGTATGAGTTGAATTCCAAGGTCATCTCGGCCGCCGATCAGATGCTCGGCGCAACTGTGCAGGTGCGCTGA
- the flgA gene encoding flagellar basal body P-ring formation chaperone FlgA, whose amino-acid sequence MRYLALIGCLIATPAAADTVLAARTIRAQTLITAQDLVVKDVDVIGAISDPTLIAGQEARVALYAGRPIRPGDIGPPALVERNQIIALIYDRSGLSITAEGRSLSRAGPGETVRVMNMSSRITVTGQVLPDGRVFVSY is encoded by the coding sequence ATGAGATATCTCGCCCTCATAGGCTGCCTGATCGCTACGCCCGCTGCCGCCGATACCGTGCTTGCCGCGCGTACCATCCGTGCGCAAACCCTGATCACAGCCCAGGATCTGGTGGTGAAAGATGTCGATGTCATCGGCGCCATTTCGGACCCCACCCTGATCGCCGGCCAAGAGGCACGCGTGGCGCTCTACGCAGGCAGGCCCATCCGGCCCGGCGATATCGGCCCACCTGCTTTGGTCGAGCGAAACCAGATCATTGCGCTGATCTATGACAGGTCCGGCCTCAGCATCACCGCCGAGGGCCGGTCGCTATCTCGGGCCGGTCCGGGCGAGACGGTGCGTGTGATGAACATGTCCTCTCGTATCACCGTCACAGGCCAGGTCCTGCCGGACGGCCGCGTTTTCGTATCTTATTAG